In Delphinus delphis chromosome 11, mDelDel1.2, whole genome shotgun sequence, one genomic interval encodes:
- the VAMP1 gene encoding vesicle-associated membrane protein 1, with protein MSAAAQPPTEGAEGAAPGGGPPGPPPNLTSNRRLQQTQAQVEEVVDIMRVNVDKVLERDQKLSELDDRADALQAGASQFESSAAKLKRKYWWKNCKMMIMLGAICAIIVVVIVIYFFA; from the exons GTCTGCGGCAGCTCAGCCACCCACCGAAGGGGCAGAAGGGGCTGCCCCAGGTGGGGGTCCCCCTGGCCCTCCTCCTAATTTGACCAGTAACAGACGACTACAGCAGACCCAGGCACAAGTGGAGGAG GTGGTGGACATCATGCGTGTAAATGTGGACAAGGTCCTGGAGAGGGACCAGAAGCTGTCAGAGCTGGATGACAGAGCCGACGCTTTGCAGGCGGGCGCATCACAATTTGAGAGCAGCGCTGCCAAGCTAAAGAGGAAGTATTGGTGGAAGAACTGCAAG ATGATGATCATGCTGGGAGCCATCTGTGCCATCATCGTGGTAGTTATTGTAA TCTACTTTTTTGCTTGA